A window of Hymenobacter siberiensis genomic DNA:
CGCCGCGCATCAACAAGGCCAGCTTCACGGGCGAGACGACCACCGGCCGCCTCATCATGCAGTATGCCGCCGAAAACCTCATTCCGGTGACGATGGAGCTGGGCGGCAAGTCGCCCAACGTATTCTTCAAGAGCGTGATGGACCACGACGACGACTTCCTCGATAAAGCCATCGAAGGGGCTGTGATGTTTGCCCTGAATCAGGGCGAAATCTGCACCTGCCCATCGCGGATACTTGTGCAGGAGGACATCTACGACGACTTTATTGCCCGCGTAATCGAGCGCGTGAAGGCCATCAAGCTGGGCAACCCGATGGACATGACCACGATGATGGGCGCGCAGGCCTCGAACGACCAGTTCGAGAAAATCCTGAGCTACCTCGAAATCGGCAAGGCCGAAGGTGCCGAAGTGCTGGTGGGCGGCGAGGCCTACTCGCAGGCCGACGGCGCGCTGGGCGAGGGCTACTACATTCAGCCCACCATGTTTCGGGGCCACAACAAGATGCGCATTTTCCAGGAGGAAATCTTCGGCCCGGTGGTGTCCGTCACCACCTTCAAAACGGTGGAAGAAGCCATCGAAATTGCCAACGATACGCTCTACGGCCTCGGGGCCGGCGTGTGGACTCGTGATGCGCATGAGCTGTACGAGGTGCCCCGCGCCATCCAGGCCGGCCGCGTGTGGGTGAACTGCTACCACGACTACCCCGCCGGTGCGCCCTTCGGCGGCTACAAAGCCTCCGGTTTCGGCCGCGAAAACCACAAGATGATGCTGGCCCACTACCGCCAGAACAAGAACATGCTCATCAGCTACAGCGAGAAGGCGCTGGGCTTTTTCTAGCGCAGTGCGGTAAGCGTTAGCTGGCACCGCAGGGCCGTAAAATGAAAAACAGAACGTCATGCTGAGCTTGCCGAAGCATCTCTACCGCGCCCCCGGGGCCGGTAAAGCTGCGGAAAGAAGCCCGGCATGACGTTCTATTTTAAGCAGCCACCCGTGTCGCTACGCATCTTTTGCCTTGGAACTGCGTCTTCACTAGCAGTACTAAGCACCACGACCATGAAAAGCCTTTTGCTAAGTTCTGTCCTGCTGTGCGGTTTCTCATCTCAGGCACAGATACTACCGGTTCCGGGAGCCAAAAATCCGGATTGGAAGCTGTAAAAAACAGAATCCCGGCCCAACGTTGAGCCATCGGATATCCAACCCGGTATTGACCGCATGCCCAATGCTGCCCAGCGCAGCATTGCCCGCGCCGACAACCGCCACCA
This region includes:
- a CDS encoding aldehyde dehydrogenase family protein translates to MAETLEETTTLVERPKFKSHYDNFIGGKWVAPVKGQYFENSSPIDGKVFTKVARSTKEDIDLALDAAHEAFKTWGKTSATERSNILNKIANRIEENLAMLAAVECVENGKAIRETTYADMPLVIDHFRYFASVIRAEEGSATELNSTTLSLNIQEPLGVIGQIIPWNFPLLMATWKLAPAIAAGCTVVMKPAEQTPASIMVLMELIQDLVPPGVINVVNGFGLEAGKPLASSPRINKASFTGETTTGRLIMQYAAENLIPVTMELGGKSPNVFFKSVMDHDDDFLDKAIEGAVMFALNQGEICTCPSRILVQEDIYDDFIARVIERVKAIKLGNPMDMTTMMGAQASNDQFEKILSYLEIGKAEGAEVLVGGEAYSQADGALGEGYYIQPTMFRGHNKMRIFQEEIFGPVVSVTTFKTVEEAIEIANDTLYGLGAGVWTRDAHELYEVPRAIQAGRVWVNCYHDYPAGAPFGGYKASGFGRENHKMMLAHYRQNKNMLISYSEKALGFF